In the genome of bacterium SCSIO 12827, the window GTTCAAGATGTTCCTCTACACCCTGCTGGGCTCGGTGCTGATGCTGCTGGCCATGCTGGCCATGTACTTCGACGCCGGGACGACGGACATCACCAAGCTTCTGGTGCATGACTTCCCGACCGCACTCGAACCGTGGCTATGGCTCGCCTTCTTCGCGTCCTTCGCGATCAAGATGCCGATGTGGCCTGTGCATACCTGGCTGCCTGACGCCCACGTCGAAGCGCCGACGGCGGGCTCGGTCATCCTGGCCGGGGTACTGCTGAAGTTCGGCGGCTACGGCTTCCTGCGCTTCTCGCTGCCCATGTTTCCCGAAGCCAGTGTCATGTTCACGCCGCTGATCTACACGTTGTCGATCATCGCGGTGATCTATACCTCGCTGGTCGCCCTGGCCCAGGAAGACATGAAGAAGCTGATCGCCTATTCATCGGTTGCCCATATGGGTTTCGTGACCATCGGCGCCTTCACCATGACGGTGCAGGGGGTTGAGGGGGCGATCTATCAGATGCTCAGCCACGGCGTCGTGTCGGCGGCCCTGTTCCTGATCGTCGGCGTCGTCTATGACCGCGAGCATTCGCGCGAGATCACCCATTACGGCGGGTTGGTCGAACGCATGCCGGTCTACGGCATCACCTTCATGCTGTTCATGCTGGCCTCCGTCGGTCTGCCGGGCACGGGTGGTTTTGTCGGCGAATTCCTGGTCCTGCTGGGGGCCTTCCAGGCCAACAGCTGGGTCGCGGCGCTGGCCGCCACGGGCGTCATCCTGGGGGCCGTCTATATGCTGTACCTCTACCGCCGGATCATCTTCGGCAAGCTGACCAAAGAACACCTGAGCAAGATCCTCGACATGGATAAGCGCGAGATCGCGGTGTTCGCGCCGCTTGTCGTTATTACCCTGTGGATGGGGATTTATCCGTCATCGTTCCTTGACGTCATGCATGTGTCCGTTGAAAACCTGCTGAAGCATGTTGAAACGGCATTGGCCGCGGCCGGCCACACCAATCTGGCCGGGCGCTAAGGGAGAACCGGACGAGATGTCGATCGATCAAATCATTCCGGCCCTGCCCGAAATCTTCGTCGCCTGCATGATCATGGCGCTGCTGATGCTGGGTGTGTTCCAAAAGGGTGCGCTCGCCGATCAGGATGTGAAAAGCTTCCGTCTGATTTCCGGGCTTTCCGTTGGCGTGCTGGGCCTGACCATCCTGTTGGTCGTCATGCTGGCCGACCGCCAGTTGATGGCCTTCAACAACATGTTCGTCGTCGACGGCTTCGCGACCTATGCCAAGGTTCTGGTGCTGATCGCGTCCGGCTGCGCCATCGTGCTGTCGGCGGGCTACATGGAACGCAACGGCGTGGCGCGGTTCGAATATGCCGTGCTGGTCGTGTTCGCGACCCTCGGCATGATGATGATGATCTCTGCCAACGACCTGATCTCGCTCTACATGGGGCTGGAGATGCAGTCGCTGTCGCTCTACGTCATCGCCTCGTTCCAGCGCGACGATCAGCGTTCTACCGAGGCTGGCTTGAAGTACTTCGTTCTCGGCGCCTTGGCCTCGGGCATGCTGCTGTACGGCGCTTCCATGGTCTACGGGTTCTCCGGCACCACCAACTTCTCAGTCCTGGCCGATCTGTTGAAGGGCGGGGCGCCCTCGGTCGGCCTGGTTGTCGGCATCGTCTTCGTGGTCGCGGGGCTGGCCTTCAAGGTCTCGGCCGTGCC includes:
- a CDS encoding NADH-quinone oxidoreductase subunit M, translated to MDWPILSLVTFLPLVGVALIAFIPADNPENSRRVALWVSGGTFIVSLLIWFNFDRTTAAMQFVEEAAWMPMAGIAYRVGIDGISMLFVLLTTLLTPLCILASWESIKVRVKEYMIAFLILETFMVGMFVALDLFLFYIFFEAVLIPMFIIIGVWGGPRRIYASFKMFLYTLLGSVLMLLAMLAMYFDAGTTDITKLLVHDFPTALEPWLWLAFFASFAIKMPMWPVHTWLPDAHVEAPTAGSVILAGVLLKFGGYGFLRFSLPMFPEASVMFTPLIYTLSIIAVIYTSLVALAQEDMKKLIAYSSVAHMGFVTIGAFTMTVQGVEGAIYQMLSHGVVSAALFLIVGVVYDREHSREITHYGGLVERMPVYGITFMLFMLASVGLPGTGGFVGEFLVLLGAFQANSWVAALAATGVILGAVYMLYLYRRIIFGKLTKEHLSKILDMDKREIAVFAPLVVITLWMGIYPSSFLDVMHVSVENLLKHVETALAAAGHTNLAGR